One genomic window of Ruminococcus gauvreauii includes the following:
- a CDS encoding glycosyltransferase family 4 protein, whose translation MMKKVLLVTHVGDFIPQFEMKNVQYLQSIGYEVHYAADFTQSSYGSSGTRLKGSGVICHQIPFERSPFKIKNFHAYRMLQELLASEHFELIHCHTPMGGAMARLAGRKYRKRGMKIIYTAHGFHFFKGAPLINWMIYYPVERLLSRWTDVQITINREDYQRARSFHAGKVVRIPGVGINLSAARERKLADREAFRRSLGVEPGDFCLLSVGELDANKNHMAVLEALQKMDRTGIRYLICGKGCLRDRLAAEIADKGLSDCVSMLGYRNDVAQLYEAADLFVFPSRREGLSVALMESMAKGLPALVSRIRGNVDLIEEGRGGILVSAKDPDEFAEGIRRLKRDPECCRRMGAYNQRAVVRYDTCEVEKVMSRIYDEVLR comes from the coding sequence ATGATGAAGAAAGTATTGCTGGTGACGCATGTGGGGGATTTTATACCGCAGTTTGAGATGAAAAATGTGCAGTATCTGCAGAGTATCGGATATGAGGTCCATTATGCGGCTGATTTTACACAGTCTTCCTACGGAAGCAGCGGAACAAGGCTGAAGGGCTCAGGAGTGATCTGCCATCAGATCCCGTTTGAGCGCTCTCCGTTCAAAATCAAGAATTTTCATGCGTACCGCATGCTCCAGGAGCTTCTGGCATCGGAACATTTTGAGCTCATTCACTGCCATACGCCGATGGGCGGAGCCATGGCGCGTCTTGCCGGAAGGAAGTACCGGAAGCGGGGAATGAAGATTATCTATACGGCGCACGGATTCCATTTTTTTAAGGGGGCGCCGCTTATAAACTGGATGATCTATTACCCGGTAGAACGTCTGCTGTCACGGTGGACAGACGTACAGATAACGATCAACCGTGAAGACTATCAGCGCGCACGCAGCTTTCATGCGGGAAAGGTTGTGCGCATTCCGGGCGTGGGGATCAACCTGTCTGCTGCCCGAGAGCGGAAACTTGCGGACCGTGAGGCGTTCCGCAGATCACTGGGGGTAGAGCCGGGTGATTTTTGTCTGCTCTCGGTGGGGGAACTGGATGCCAATAAAAATCACATGGCTGTCCTTGAGGCGCTGCAGAAGATGGACCGGACGGGCATACGGTATCTGATCTGCGGAAAGGGATGCCTGCGGGACAGGCTCGCAGCAGAAATTGCAGACAAAGGGCTTTCAGACTGTGTGTCGATGCTGGGATACCGCAATGATGTGGCACAGCTTTATGAAGCGGCAGATCTGTTTGTGTTTCCCTCGCGGCGCGAAGGCCTGTCGGTGGCGCTCATGGAGTCTATGGCGAAAGGCCTGCCCGCTCTCGTCTCGCGTATCAGGGGCAATGTGGATCTGATCGAGGAAGGGCGCGGCGGTATTCTGGTCAGCGCGAAAGATCCTGATGAATTTGCAGAGGGGATCAGGCGCCTGAAGAGGGATCCCGAGTGCTGCAGGAGAATGGGAGCTTATAATCAGAGAGCGGTCGTCAGGTATGATACGTGTGAGGTGGAAAAGGTGATGAGCCGAATCTATGATGAGGTTTTAAGATGA